A genomic region of Fundulus heteroclitus isolate FHET01 chromosome 24, MU-UCD_Fhet_4.1, whole genome shotgun sequence contains the following coding sequences:
- the LOC118557940 gene encoding uncharacterized protein LOC118557940 — protein sequence MSARGGSVLFGSTTHLHSLRLSSSVALFLSLWVRRGRVASPLVVEELSVVSTDARPSQRVFLKLCSSLASLLRFWTVRRLDLTESCLPAQSLFSLLLHDAPLTVRLSEESLQQLVVLLHEVQDQELTLSFLNKLGGDLSSCRLSWEVLHYLLQQPSAQTITVNLKKNRLQDRAAQLLPFLHRLLLQRPSPSFVRTSIREIHRAGSSHMIPGLLRSLGHVINLSCTELDSEDAAALLFILRHGDGVKLKLLWSSIPAEGTQSILRMLRSVSDLSVDRKQLLSFVRCCAASDGQQEASDLLRTLQHSLDLSLSSCMEVPEEDQPEPLRVTAADCRAVSSILRRSSRDTQLHLRDCEVEDSGLDLLFPVLDRVRLRVSKTVLVQLLSLLPVDCERDTVRRAVSLCRALGGELDLSHVPLDQRLCGSLVLMLDHSEGLTELDLSHCQLTDQLLLQLIAHLHKVQVLDLSHNQITDASTAPLLQLVSINPSIGPVRLFSNNIFNKTPYKVNRIFEVW from the exons ATGTCTGCCAGAGGAGGGTCCGTCCTCTTTGGCTCTACAACACACCTCCACAGTCTCAG ACTTTCCAGCAGCGTGGCCTTGTTCCTGTCTCTGTGGGTGAGAAGAGGCAGGGTGGCCTCTCCTCTGGTTGTTGAAGAGCTTTCTGTGGTCTCCACCGATGCTCGACCTTCACAGAGAGTCTTTCTGAAGCTCTGCAGCAGTTTGGCGTctctgctgaggttctggacCGTCAGACGGTTGGACCTGACTGAGTCCTGCCTCCCTGCTCAGAGTCTCTTCAGTCTGCTGCTTCATGATGCTCCTCTCACAGTCAG actgagtgagGAGAGTCTCCAGCAGCTGGTGGTCCTCCTCCATGAGGTCCAGGACCAGGAGTTGACGTTGTCCTTCCTGAATAAGCTTGGTGGAGACCTGAGCTCCTGCAGGCTGAGCTGGGAGGTCCTTCACTATCTGCTGCAGCAGCCGTCAGCTCAGACCATCACCGTGAACCTGAAGAAGAACCGCTTACAGGACAGAGCTGCACAGCTGCTGCCCTTCCTGCACAGGCTGCTGCTTCAGAG GCCCAGCCCCAGCTTTGTGAGGACGTCCATCAGAGAGATCCACAGAGCTGGCAGCAGTCACATGATCCCCGGTCTGCTGAGGTCACTGGGTCATGTGATCAACCTGAGCTGCACGGAGCTGGACTCAGAggatgctgctgctctgctcttcatcctcagaCACGGTGATGGAGTTAAGCTGAAGCTGCTGTGGAGCTCCATCCCTGCAGAGGGAACACAGTCCATCCTCAGGATGCTGCGCTCAGTttctgatctcag CGTGGACAGGAAGCAGCTGCTGAGCTTCGTCCGCTGCTGCGCTGCCTCTGACGGCCAGCAGGAGGCGTCGGACCTGCTGAGGACTCTGCAGCACAGCTTGGACCTGTCCCTCTCCTCCTGCATGGAGGTACCAGAGGAGGATCAGCCTGAGCCTCTGAGGGTGACGGCTGCCGACTGCAGGGCCGTCTCCAGCATCCTGAGACGCAGCAGCAGGGACACACAGCTCCACCTGAGGGACTGCGAGGTGGAGGACAGCGGGCTGGACCTCCTGTTTCCTGTCCTGGACAGGGTCCGTCTCAG AGTCAGTAAGACGGTCCTGGTCCAGCTGCTGTCCCTGCTTCCTGTGGACTGTGAGAGGGACACAGTGAGACGGGCCGTGTCCCTGTGCAGAGCCCTGGGAGGAGAACTGGATCTGAGTCACGTCCCACTGGATCAGAGGCTCTGTGGATCTCTGGTCCTGATGCTGGACCACTCTGAGGGTCTAACAGAGCTGGACCTCAGTCACTGCCAGCTGACAgaccagctgctgctccaactcATCGCACATCTGCACAAAGTCCAGGTCCTGGA TCTG